From one Oceanimonas doudoroffii genomic stretch:
- a CDS encoding (2Fe-2S)-binding protein, which produces MFNSLTDPFRVIALVNGEERQLMAGISVAAALMELGVLTIGCSLRRGQPRAPYCMMGVCFGCELTIDDKPGVRACMTRVRPGMRIDTGELE; this is translated from the coding sequence ATGTTTAACAGCCTTACCGACCCGTTTCGGGTCATCGCCCTGGTTAACGGGGAAGAACGCCAGCTGATGGCCGGCATCAGCGTGGCGGCCGCCCTGATGGAGCTGGGGGTGCTCACCATCGGTTGTTCGCTGCGCCGCGGCCAGCCCCGGGCGCCCTACTGCATGATGGGCGTGTGTTTCGGCTGCGAGCTGACCATTGACGACAAACCGGGCGTACGCGCCTGCATGACCCGGGTAAGGCCCGGCATGCGTATCGACACGGGAGAGCTGGAATGA
- a CDS encoding NAD(P)/FAD-dependent oxidoreductase yields MQEVIVIGAGVVGSAVAYGLARQGLSVTLLDEGDRALRASRGNFGLVWCQGKGFGAPAYADITARSCREWPGFAEQLQAETGIDVEYDNRGGLYFYFDVAGRDTRQQRLNAVQQQAAEAIPFSLLDREQLLETLPDLGPEVLGASFCPLDGTCDPLKLLYALLSAARRQGVSHRTRCRANRILVGQDQRLEVETTAGTLKADKVVIAAGLDSDRLAGQVGLKVPLEPVRGQIMVSARQPERLALPSLQVRQTREGTIICGDSHEHVGEDCGTTVEVMQAIAQRAVRIYPFLADIQVNRAWGALRIMTPDGLPLYEQAPMHPGIFNVSCHSGITLAAFHANQLANCIADGQLPASLASFRGDRFDV; encoded by the coding sequence ATGCAGGAAGTGATCGTAATCGGCGCCGGCGTCGTGGGCAGCGCCGTCGCCTATGGCCTCGCCAGGCAGGGACTGTCTGTGACCCTGCTGGATGAAGGCGATAGGGCGCTGCGGGCGTCCCGGGGCAATTTCGGACTGGTCTGGTGCCAGGGCAAGGGCTTTGGCGCCCCGGCCTACGCCGACATTACGGCGCGTTCCTGTCGGGAGTGGCCGGGTTTCGCCGAGCAATTGCAGGCCGAGACCGGTATCGATGTCGAGTACGACAACCGGGGTGGCCTGTACTTTTATTTTGACGTCGCCGGTCGCGATACCCGCCAGCAACGGCTGAACGCGGTCCAGCAGCAGGCCGCGGAGGCGATACCCTTTTCCCTGCTTGACCGTGAGCAACTGCTCGAGACCCTGCCGGATTTGGGCCCAGAGGTACTCGGTGCCTCCTTTTGTCCACTCGACGGCACCTGCGATCCGCTCAAGCTGCTGTACGCCCTGCTGTCGGCCGCCCGCCGCCAGGGCGTCAGCCACCGTACCCGTTGCCGCGCCAACCGCATCCTGGTAGGCCAGGATCAGCGTCTGGAGGTGGAGACCACCGCCGGCACCCTGAAGGCCGACAAGGTGGTGATTGCCGCCGGCCTGGACAGCGACCGGCTGGCCGGCCAGGTTGGGCTCAAGGTACCGCTGGAGCCGGTACGGGGCCAGATCATGGTGTCGGCCCGCCAGCCCGAGCGTCTGGCCCTGCCCAGCCTGCAGGTGCGTCAGACCCGCGAGGGCACCATCATCTGCGGTGATTCCCACGAGCACGTGGGTGAGGATTGCGGCACCACGGTCGAGGTGATGCAGGCCATCGCACAACGGGCGGTACGCATCTATCCGTTTCTGGCCGACATTCAGGTCAACCGGGCCTGGGGTGCCTTGCGCATCATGACCCCGGACGGCCTGCCGCTTTACGAACAGGCGCCCATGCATCCCGGCATTTTCAACGTGTCCTGCCACAGCGGCATTACGCTGGCCGCCTTTCATGCCAACCAATTGGCCAACTGCATCGCCGACGGGCAGTTGCCGGCGTCGCTGGCCAGTTTTCGGGGAGACAGATTCGATGTTTAA
- a CDS encoding LysR substrate-binding domain-containing protein produces MKFELLRAYRAVMRYGNVTRAADMIGATQPGVSRMLSQLEHQVGFALFERVKGRLYPTPEGELFFQEVEHTYQGMERLHDTARRIRKKESGMVRVCAMPALTIGFLPRAIARFKKAFPNIHVILTTERSQQVIEQVRAGHCDLAMAMHAEPSDDYSAQPLITPKVCLLPAGHPLVNKTVITCEDLRGEPMVTTEQSSRNHQELVEVFHQAGVALNIEHETSMNASCCHYVANRLGVALVDPFSASSHRSLGYEVRPFEPIIPFTCYLLQPRHRPRASTTDDFHRLFMQEADAVLAEFGIGPG; encoded by the coding sequence ATGAAATTCGAATTGTTACGCGCCTACCGCGCGGTCATGCGCTACGGCAATGTCACCCGTGCCGCCGACATGATTGGCGCCACCCAGCCCGGTGTGAGCCGCATGCTGAGCCAGCTGGAGCACCAGGTGGGCTTTGCGCTGTTCGAGCGGGTCAAGGGCAGACTGTATCCCACCCCCGAGGGCGAACTGTTTTTTCAGGAAGTGGAGCATACCTACCAGGGAATGGAGCGGCTGCACGATACCGCCAGACGGATTCGAAAAAAGGAATCGGGCATGGTTCGGGTCTGCGCCATGCCGGCGCTGACCATCGGTTTTCTGCCGCGGGCCATCGCCCGCTTCAAGAAGGCCTTTCCCAACATTCATGTAATACTGACCACCGAGCGTTCGCAACAGGTCATTGAACAGGTGCGGGCGGGACACTGCGACCTGGCCATGGCCATGCATGCCGAACCAAGCGATGACTACAGTGCCCAGCCTCTGATCACCCCCAAGGTATGCCTGTTGCCGGCCGGCCACCCGCTCGTGAATAAAACGGTGATTACCTGCGAGGATCTGCGGGGCGAGCCCATGGTGACCACAGAACAAAGCTCCCGCAATCATCAGGAGCTGGTCGAGGTGTTCCACCAGGCCGGCGTGGCCCTGAACATAGAGCATGAAACCTCAATGAACGCCAGTTGCTGCCACTATGTGGCCAACCGGTTGGGCGTGGCCCTGGTGGATCCCTTTTCCGCCAGCTCGCATCGTTCACTGGGCTATGAGGTTCGCCCCTTTGAGCCGATCATTCCCTTCACCTGCTACCTGCTGCAGCCCCGGCACAGACCCAGGGCCAGTACCACCGACGACTTTCATCGGCTCTTTATGCAGGAAGCCGACGCCGTTCTGGCGGAGTTCGGGATTGGCCCCGGTTGA
- the miaE gene encoding tRNA isopentenyl-2-thiomethyl-A-37 hydroxylase MiaE has translation MIVTASPLTTEFDTLLAPIHDFLHCATPEAWLAEARKPERLAVLLVDHANCEMKAAMSAHSLVRRYCLPKDKRKLLPNLDFYKSLDALPDKGEVLGKQTLMGDNRRVFDELAKNDLLVKMVRLIQEELHHFEQVLEIMQARGIGYDTLSASRYAKGMLAHVRTHEPAAMVDRLIIGAYIEARSCERFARLAPFLDGELSRFYVSLLRSEARHYQDYLVLARDYAGESIDARVAFFGEQEAALIRQPDELFRFHSGVPTALA, from the coding sequence ATGATTGTGACCGCCAGCCCGTTGACCACCGAATTTGATACCCTGCTTGCCCCCATTCACGACTTTCTGCACTGCGCGACCCCCGAGGCATGGCTTGCCGAGGCCAGAAAGCCCGAGCGACTGGCGGTGCTGCTGGTGGATCACGCCAACTGCGAAATGAAGGCGGCGATGAGCGCCCACAGCCTGGTGCGCCGCTATTGCCTGCCCAAGGACAAGCGCAAGCTGTTGCCCAATCTCGACTTTTACAAGTCCCTTGATGCCCTGCCGGACAAGGGCGAGGTGCTCGGCAAGCAGACCCTGATGGGCGACAACCGCCGCGTGTTTGACGAGCTGGCCAAGAATGATTTGCTGGTGAAGATGGTGCGGCTGATCCAGGAAGAGCTGCACCATTTCGAGCAGGTACTGGAGATCATGCAGGCCAGGGGCATCGGTTACGATACCCTGTCGGCGTCCCGCTATGCCAAGGGCATGCTGGCTCATGTGCGTACCCACGAGCCGGCGGCCATGGTGGACCGCCTGATCATCGGCGCCTATATCGAGGCCCGCTCCTGCGAGCGCTTTGCGCGACTGGCGCCCTTCCTGGATGGGGAGCTGAGCCGGTTTTACGTGTCGCTGTTACGGTCGGAAGCCCGCCATTATCAGGACTACCTGGTGCTGGCACGGGACTACGCCGGGGAAAGTATCGATGCGCGGGTGGCGTTTTTCGGTGAACAGGAAGCGGCGCTTATTCGGCAGCCCGACGAGCTGTTTCGCTTTCACAGCGGCGTGCCCACGGCCCTGGCCTAG
- the rbsD gene encoding D-ribose pyranase, with product MKKTTLLNSRLSALVASLGHTDEITLGDAGLPVPAGVERIDLAVSPGLPGLESTLCALLTELQLEAVVLAEEIKMVSPELHQRLLAQLADAGRAQGRDIAVSYVSHGEFKQRNRHSRAVVRTGECTPYANLVLCAGVPF from the coding sequence GTGAAAAAAACCACTCTGCTGAACAGCCGGCTGTCCGCGCTGGTGGCAAGCCTCGGCCACACCGACGAAATCACCCTGGGGGACGCCGGCCTGCCCGTGCCTGCCGGGGTGGAACGCATCGATCTGGCGGTCAGCCCTGGCCTGCCGGGCCTTGAAAGCACACTTTGCGCGCTGCTCACCGAGCTGCAGCTGGAGGCCGTGGTGCTGGCGGAAGAAATCAAGATGGTCAGCCCGGAGCTGCATCAGCGCCTGCTGGCTCAGCTGGCCGACGCCGGTCGAGCTCAGGGTCGCGACATTGCCGTCAGCTATGTCAGCCATGGCGAATTCAAGCAGCGTAACCGCCACAGCCGGGCCGTGGTGCGCACCGGTGAATGCACGCCCTACGCCAACCTGGTGTTGTGCGCCGGCGTGCCCTTCTGA